In one Alphaproteobacteria bacterium genomic region, the following are encoded:
- the holA gene encoding DNA polymerase III subunit delta yields the protein MVKVSAGAIDGFVRKPPPEIRAVLCYGPDSGLARERLTAMALTVVPSLDDPFLVADLNADAIKSDPGLLGDEAAAIAMTGGRRVVLVRDAGDMVGDVFASFLTDPVGDALILVSAGDLAAKSKLRKAFEAAECAAALPCYLDEAGGIDRLIDEGLRPMGVRIDREARHYLVDHLGSDRGVSRSEIEKLALYAGPDGHLDIETVATLIGDSSVSTMDDVIYSMVDGESGALDRALDLAAEEAVAPVALLRMAGNHMLRVRRVQDMIASGTNLQGAMAGLRPPVFFKVRPRFEASVKRWSPIAVNEALTLLLEAEAACKRSGAPDWVLCHRTLHQVGALARRQGGRRPARR from the coding sequence ATGGTTAAGGTTTCCGCCGGCGCCATAGACGGGTTCGTCCGCAAGCCGCCGCCGGAAATCCGGGCGGTGTTGTGCTATGGGCCGGATTCGGGTTTGGCGCGGGAGCGCCTGACGGCGATGGCCCTGACCGTCGTTCCGTCGCTGGACGATCCGTTCCTGGTGGCCGATCTGAATGCCGATGCCATAAAATCCGATCCGGGTTTGCTGGGTGATGAGGCCGCGGCCATCGCGATGACCGGCGGGCGGCGGGTCGTGCTCGTGCGGGATGCGGGCGATATGGTCGGCGACGTATTCGCGTCCTTTCTGACCGATCCGGTCGGCGATGCCCTGATATTGGTTTCCGCCGGGGATCTGGCGGCCAAGTCCAAGCTGAGGAAGGCCTTTGAGGCAGCGGAATGCGCCGCGGCCCTGCCCTGCTATCTGGATGAGGCCGGGGGTATCGATCGCCTGATCGACGAAGGGCTGCGGCCGATGGGTGTCAGGATCGACCGGGAGGCCCGTCATTATCTTGTCGATCATTTGGGATCCGATCGCGGCGTCAGTCGGTCCGAGATCGAGAAACTGGCGCTTTACGCCGGGCCTGACGGACATCTGGACATAGAGACCGTAGCCACACTGATCGGCGACAGTTCGGTATCGACCATGGATGACGTGATCTATTCCATGGTCGACGGCGAATCCGGGGCGTTGGATCGGGCGCTGGATCTGGCGGCCGAGGAAGCGGTTGCGCCGGTGGCCCTGCTGCGGATGGCCGGCAACCACATGCTGCGGGTGCGGCGGGTACAGGACATGATCGCGTCCGGCACGAACCTCCAGGGCGCCATGGCCGGCCTGCGCCCGCCGGTCTTCTTCAAGGTCAGACCCCGGTTCGAGGCCAGCGTGAAGCGCTGGTCGCCGATAGCGGTCAATGAGGCCCTGACCCTGCTGCTGGAGGCGGAGGCCGCGTGCAAGCGCAGCGGCGCGCCGGATTGGGTGCTCTGTCACCGAACCCTGCACCAGGTCGGCGCACTGGCCCGGCGTCAGGGCGGACGGCGACCGGCCCGTCGCTGA